DNA sequence from the Thauera sedimentorum genome:
GCGGGAGTCGCCGCAACTCATGGGCACGGTATTGGACTACGTGCCGGAGGCCATCGCGCTCGGCGGGCTGGTGGCGCTGGATTCGCCGGTCGCGCCCCTGCTTGCGGCGTTGATTGCGCTGCAGAACCTGCCCGAGGGCTTCAACGCCTATCGCGAGCTGTCCGCCCTCAATGGACGCAGTCCGCGCCGCACCCTGGGCTACATGAGCCTGCTGGTGCCGATCGGGCCGCTGGCCGGGCTGGCAGGCTACTACTTCCTCTCGGCCCACGCCGCGGTGCTCGGCGGCATCATGCTCTTCGCCTCGGGCGGCGTGCTCTACCTGATTTTCCAGGACATCGCCCCCCAGTCGCGCCTGAACCGCCACTGGGCGCCGCCGCTCGGCGCGGTGTGCGGCTTCTGTCTGGCGCTGTTCGGGTCGATGCTGGTCGGCCATCCCGGCTGAGCGTGCTGCGCCCGCCGGGGCAGGCTTGACCTGCATCAAGCGCATCCGCTGCCGGCTTGGCGAGAATTCCGCCATTGCGCAAGGCGGCGAAACGGCCTGCCGTGCGCCCGAACATCCCAGAGGTGATGCGAATGGAACAACTGGCGTGGAGCGACGCGCTGCGCACCGGTATCGACGTGATCGACCGCCAGCACCGTGGCCTGGTCGACATGGTCAATGCCACCGCGATCCGGCTCGAAGCCGACGCAGCATTGAGCGCCGACGAAGTACGGCTGCTGCTCGGTTACCTCAAGGACTACG
Encoded proteins:
- a CDS encoding ZIP family metal transporter codes for the protein MNEVAMIIVLTAAAGACIPLGGLLASFERIRPRWLEREFRHFLIAVGGGILIGAVAVVLVPAGLDSMDGSMLAIPLVLAGGLVFFAIERALGLRRRESPQLMGTVLDYVPEAIALGGLVALDSPVAPLLAALIALQNLPEGFNAYRELSALNGRSPRRTLGYMSLLVPIGPLAGLAGYYFLSAHAAVLGGIMLFASGGVLYLIFQDIAPQSRLNRHWAPPLGAVCGFCLALFGSMLVGHPG